One window from the genome of Chiroxiphia lanceolata isolate bChiLan1 chromosome 15, bChiLan1.pri, whole genome shotgun sequence encodes:
- the LOC116794586 gene encoding protocadherin gamma-B5-like, producing MKVGPAAQGWAAAGRVALLAVLLPLCWRAAAERLRYSIPEELPRGSLVGPLARDLGLSAHELPARKLRIVAGDEKQYFTLGEGNTNLRVNERIDREGICGAVSPCVLRLEAVMENPFDMFHVSVTIQDINDNAPRFNKEFVTIEIIESTPPGTRFPLGSGRDPDIGANSLQKYELTPNPLFSLLVRESPDGTKHPELVLEKILDREEQRNHHLILTALDGGDPVRSGTAQIKINVTDANDNPPVFTKEIYKVRLMENLPEGSLAFQVKATDSDEGTNAEITYSFSDIADSARQLFSLDPKTGDVKVTGLLDYEERKYYEASVEGKDGGGLTAHAKVHIDILDVNDNAPLLSLLPILNPIPEDSVPNTVVAVINVRDKDSGENGELSCNMDGNLPFRLETSSENTYKLIIASALDREAVSAYNITITARDRGSPSLWSSRELVLEVSDVNDNAPVFEEASYSAYVRENNLVGALVLRVVARDSDAGANGRVSYWLSGGSAGAAGAAPLVSVEARSGAVYAQRSLDYEQCREFAVAVRAQDGGSPARSSTATVRVFVLDQNDNAPRVLYPPPASGAASPGSAGSAFEVVPRSASAGYRVGKVVAVDADAGRNAWLSYELVQASEPALFRVGLQSGEVRTARAVSERDAAKQRLVAVVKDHGEPALSATATLHVVLAESLQEALPELSERAAGAEAAGELQFWLVLALALLSALLVLSVALLVLARLRRAGPPAVLRCLGAQRLSLAGAAFPADFCEGTLPYSYNLCVAAPSRAAAEAAWPPPPIVPAEELVAGEPCEKPSPSSSAVVEQPLVDPDTPQCREEAAGAAVDREEREEGGSAAAPPAAARLDRPPRVWLGGRAVCDSPHAAEPS from the exons ATGAAGGTCGGACcggcagcccagggctgggcagccgcCGGGCGGGTCGCGTTGCTGGCCGTGCTCCTGCCGCTGTGCtggcgggcggcggcggagcggctcCGCTACTCCATCCCCGAGGAGCTGCCCAGAGGCTCGCTGGTGGGGCCGCTGGCCCGGGACCTGGGGCTCAGCGCCCACGAGCTGCCGGCGCGCAAGCTGCGGATAGTCGCTGGTGACGAAAAGCAGTACTTCACTCTCGGGGAAGGTAATACAAATCTGCGGGTAAACGAGAGGATAGATCGAGAGGGCATCTGCGGGGCCGTGTCGCCCTGTGTCCTCCGCTTGGAGGCAGTCATGGAGAATCCTTTCGACATGTTTCATGTGAGCGTTACTATCCAGGATATCAATGACAACGCGCCGCGGTTTAACAAAGAATTTGTTACCATAGAAATCATCGAGTCGACGCCTCCTGGGACCAGGTTCCCACTGGGCAGTGGCAGAGACCCTGACATCGGGGCAAACTCTTTACAAAAGTATGAACTTACCCCCAATCCACTCTTCTCCCTCTTAGTGAGGGAGAGTCCTGACGGGACGAAACATCCGGAACTGGTACTGGAGAAAATCTTAGATcgagaagaacagagaaatcaCCATTTGATACTGACGGCGCTGGATGGCGGGGATCCAGTCCGATCCGGGACAGCCCAGATTAAGATTAACGTGACAGACGCAAATGACAACCCACCAGTATTCACCAAAGAGATCTACAAGGTTCGACTGATGGAAAACCTGCCAGAGGGCTCCTTAGCTTTTCAGGTGAAAGCTACTGACAGTGACGAAGGtacaaatgcagaaattacTTACTCTTTCAGTGACATCGCAGACAGTGCTCGCCAGCTCTTCTCTCTGGACCCCAAGACAGGGGACGTGAAGGTTACAGGCCTATTAgattatgaagaaagaaaatattacgAAGCAAGTGTTGAAGGCAAGGATGGGGGCGGCCTGACTGCACACGCCAAAGTGCACATAGACATTCTAGACGTAAACGACAATGCGCcactcctttccctcctgcctaTCTTGAACCCGATACCCGAAGACTCAGTCCCGAACACAGTTGTAGCTGTGATCAATGTCCGTGACAAAGATTCGGGAGAAAACGGAGAACTGAGCTGTAACATGGACGGAAATCTGCCTTTCAGATTAGAAACGTCATCGGAGAACACCTATAAACTAATAATAGCCAGTGCCCTGGACAGAGAAGCAGTGTCCGCTTACAATATCACCATCACTGCAAGGGACCGGGGCAGCCCGTcgctgtggagcagcagggagctggtgctggaggtgtCGGAcgtgaacgacaacgcgccggtGTTCGAGGAGGCGTCGTACAGCGCGTACGTGCGGGAGAACAACTTGGTGGGCGCGCTGGTGTTGCGCGTTGTCGCTCGGGACTCGGACGCGGGCGCGAACGGGCGCGTGAGCTACTGGCTGTCGGGCGGCAgcgcgggcgcggcgggcgcggcgccgCTGGTGTCGGTGGAGGCGCGGAGCGGCGCGGTGTACGCGCAGCGCTCGTTGGACTACGAGCAGTGCCGCGAGTTCGCGGTGGCCGTGCGGGCGCAGGACGGCGGGTCGCCGGCGCGCAGCTCGACGGCCACGGTGCGCGTCTTCGTGCTCGACCagaacgacaacgcgccgcGGGTGCTCTACCCGCCGCCGGCATCGGGAGCGGCGTCGCCGGGCTCGGCGGGTTCGGCCTTCGAGGTGGTGCCGCGTTCGGCGTCGGCCGGCTACCGGGTGGGCAAGGTGGTGGCGGTGGACGCGGACGCGGGGCGCAACGCGTGGCTGTCGTACGAGCTGGTGCAGGCGTCGGAGCCGGCGCTGTTCCGCGTGGGGCTGCAGAGCGGCGAGGTGCGCACGGCGCGGGCCGTGTCGGAGAGGGACGCGGCCAAGCAGCGCCTGGTGGCCGTGGTGAAGGACCACGGCGAGCCGGCGCTGTCGGCCACGGCCACGCTGCACGTGGTGCTGGCCGAGAGCTTGCAGGAGGCGCTGCCGGAGCTGAGcgagcgggcggcgggcgccGAGGCGGCGGGCGAGCTGCAGTTCTGGCTGGTGCTGGCGCTGGCGCTGCTGTCGGCGCTGTTGGTGCTGAGCGTGGCGCTGTTGGTGCTGGCGCGGCTgcggcgggccgggccgcccgcCGTGCTGCGCTGCCTGGGCGCGCAGCGCTTGTCGCTGGCCGGCGCCGCCTTCCCGGCCGACTTCTGCGAGGGCACCTTGCCCTACTCCTACAACCTGTGCGTGGCGGCTCCGTCCCGCGCCGCCGCCGAGGCCGCTTGGCCGCCGCCGCCCATCGTGCCCGCGGAGGAGCTTGTGGCCGGGGAGCCCTGCGAGAAGCCGAGTCCGAGCAGCAGCGCCGTCGTGGAACAGCCGCTTGTCGACCCCGACACACCGCAG TGCCGGGAGGAGGCTGCGGGCGCCGCTGTTGACCGAGAGGAGCGAGAGGAAGGTGGGAGCGCTGCAGCCCCGCCCGCTGCGGCCCGGCTCGATCGGCCTCCCCGTGTCTGGCTCGGAGGCCGGGCGGTTTGCGACAGTCCCCACGCTGCAGAACCGTCCTGA
- the LOC116794587 gene encoding protocadherin gamma-A6-like has protein sequence MCAAGRRWGRRQRVLLWGVLLAAWEAAWGQLRYSVPEEKPKGSFVGDVAKDLGLQLPALSHRDAHVFDTGRTRYFFLDLQNGHLSMMEQVDREEICAAVPKCVLNFEILVKQPMNIYKGEVEILDINDNAPSFPERSSVLEIIEYTAPGARFPLEKAHDPDIGVNSLQNYECSESSYFTLDMKNGDDDVKYPELILVKSLDREEQAVHNLILTATDGGSPVKSGSTIIQIVVLDGNDNAPEFTQSVYKVTVREDVTVGSRVLQVTATDRDEGTNAEVKYSFFKIPEKFDKTFKLDPESGEIEITEKLNFEEHEFYELVVQARDAGGLASHSKVHIKVADVNNHVPEIVVMSVFSPVPEDTPLGTVIAIFSVQDRDSGANGEVQCSITESLLFRLEKSFDNYYRVVTAELLDREQEWEYNVTVRAADGGGPSLQSSRVLCLRVLDVNDNAPVFLQERYSARLRENNVAGALVLRVRATDSDWGENARVRYRLGEGGVRGSALSSYVSVQAETGALYALRSFDYEQVREVGLWVWAEDGGSPALSSNVSVRLVIVDENDNAPQVLYPPAAAAAAAASGSGWAGVELAARSSEAGALVAKVVAVDADAGQNAWLSYELAKATEPGLFRVGLHSGEVRTARSPLARDAARQSLVVLVKDHGRPALSATATLSVVLADSVAELLAELGSAARAEAEAGAAEAGGSLTRWLVLAVAAVSCLFVAFLLLLLALRLRRWRRSQQQLLAAASGALRGVPATHFVGIDGVRAFLHSYSHDVSLTDDSRKSHLRFSPDSCCHTLPVRPTAFDHPDSDDLVTSDQVAESCGQASSQATVAIKEVVNWR, from the exons ATGTGCGCGGCGGGGAGGCGCTGGGGCCGGCGGCAGCGAGTGCTGCTCTGGGGCGTCCTGCTGGCGGCCTGGGAGGCGGCGTGGGGGCAGCTGCGCTACTCGGTGCCCGAGGAGAAGCCCAAGGGCTCGTTCGTGGGCGACGTGGCCAAGGACCTGGGGCTCCAGCTGCCGGCGCTCAGCCATCGCGACGCCCACGTTTTTGACACAGGTAGGACACGGTACTTTTTTCTGGACTTGCAGAACGGCCACTTATCTATGATGGAGCAGGTGGACAGGGAGGAGATATGCGCAGCTGTTCCTAAATGCGTCctaaattttgaaattcttgtAAAGCAGCCAATGAACATTTACAAAGGGGAGGTAGAAATACTGGATATTAATGATAATGCTCCCAGTTTCCCAGAAAGAAGCAGTGTCTTAGAAATCATCGAGTATACTGCACCAGGTGCGCGTTTCCCATTGGAGAAAGCTCACGATCCCGACATAGGAGTGAACTCTTTACAGAATTATGAATGTAGCGAGAGCAGCTATTTCACCTTGGACATGAAAAATGGAGATGACGATGTGAAATATCCAGAATTAATATTGGTGAAGTCTTTGGATCGGGAAGAGCAGGCTGTTCATAATTTGATTCTAACAGCCACAGACGGCGGGAGTCCGGTGAAATCGGGATCGACAATAATACAAATAGTTGTGTTAGATGGAAATGACAATGCTCCAGAATTTACTCAGTCTGTGTATAAGGTGACCGTGAGAGAAGACGTGACCGTGGGAAGTCGGGTGTTACAGGTGACAGCGACTGACAGAGACGAGGGGACAAACGCTGAGGTGAAATATTCGTTCTTTAAAATCCCGGAGAAGTTCGACAAAACTTTTAAGCTAGATCCTGAGAGTGGGGAAATTGAAATAACAGAGAAGTTGAATTTCGAAGAACACGAGTTTTACGAATTGGTTGTGCAAGCTCGGGATGCGGGCGGACTCGCTTCCCACAGCAAGGTACACATCAAGGTCGCTGATGTGAACAACCACGTCCCCGAGATTGTCGTTATGTCCGTGTTCAGTCCCGTTCCAGAAGATACACCTCTGGGAACAGTAATCGCCATTTTCAGCGTCCAAGACAGAGACTCCGGGGCCAACGGCGAGGTGCAGTGCAGCATAACAGAGAGCCTCCTGTTCCGCCTAGAGAAGTCATTCGATAATTACTACCGCGTGgtgactgcagagctgctggaccgggagcaggagtgggagtACAACGTGACGGTGCGGGCGGCCGACGGCGGTGGTCCGtcgctgcagagcagcagggtgcTGTGTCTGCGGGTGCTGGAcgtgaacgacaacgcgccggtGTTCTTGCAGGAGCGCTACAGCGCTCGGCTGCGGGAGAACAACGTGGCGGGCGCGCTGGTGCTGCGGGTGCGGGCGACGGACTCGGACTGGGGGGAGAACGCGCGCGTGCGGTACCGTCTGGGGGAGGGCGGTGTGCGGGGCTCGGCGCTGTCGTCGTACGTGTCGGTGCAGGCGGAGACGGGCGCGCTGTACGCGCTGCGCTCGTTCGATTACGAGCAGGTGCGCGAGGTGGGGCTGTGGGTTTGGGCGGAGGACGGCGGCTCGCCGGCGCTGAGCAGCAACGTGTCGGTGCGGCTGGTGATCGTGGACgagaacgacaacgcgccgcAGGTGCTGTacccgccggcggcggcggcggcggcggcggcgtcGGGCTCGGGCTGGGCGGGCGTGGAGCTGGCGGCGCGGTCGAGCGAGGCCGGCGCGCTGGTGGCCAAGGTGGTGGCGGTGGACGCGGACGCGGGTCAGAACGCGTGGCTGTCGTACGAGCTGGCCAAGGCGACGGAGCCGGGGCTGTTCCGCGTGGGGCTGCACAGCGGCGAGGTGCGCACGGCGCGCTCGCCACTGGCCCGCGACGCGGCGCGCCAGAGCCTGGTGGTGCTGGTCAAGGACCACGGGCGGCCGGCGCTGTCGGCCACGGCCACGCTGAGCGTGGTGCTGGCCGACAGCGTGGCCGAGCTGCTGGCCGAGCTGGGCAGCGCGGCGCGGGCCGAGGCGGAGGCGGGGGCGGCCGAGGCGGGCGGCAGCCTGACGCGCTGGCTGGTGCTGGCCGTGGCCGCCGTGTCGTGCCTCTTCGTcgccttcctgctgctgctgctggcgctGCGCCTGCGGCGCTGGCGGCGCtcgcagcagcagctgctggcggCGGCCAGCGGCGCCTTGCGCGGCGTGCCGGCCACGCACTTCGTGGGCATCGACGGCGTGCGCGCCTTCCTGCACTCCTACTCGCACGACGTGTCTCTCACGGACGACTCGCGCAAGAGCCACCTCCGCTTCTCGCCCgacagctgctgccacaccCTGCCGGTCCGACCAACAGCTTTTGATCATCCGGATTCCGATGATCTTGTCACTTCAGATCAAGTTGCCGAGAGCTGTGGGCAAGCATCCTCTCAG GCGACTGTCGCCATAAAGGAGGTAGTGAATTGGCGGTGA
- the LOC116794269 gene encoding protocadherin beta-15-like, producing MAMARQVLCVCALLSVPLARSQPIRYSVAEEADSGSLVGNLAQDAALPPAQLSARRARLLPEDGRQHFRLDRDSGRLVVADRLDREQLCAQSHTCTLAFELLLADPLQFFRVEVALHDINDHSPVFPAERVTLKIPETSDPGSRFPLEGARDLDIGSNSVQTYSISPKNQYFSVSYGSRSDDDKYVELVLEKPLDREEQAEIKFSLIAVDGGSPPRSGTTQIHIIILDANDNSPVFTEEVYLARILENTPEGSVVLTVLATDQDEGINGDISYQFGEAVSQSDSAFEIDPITGEIKLTKPLDFEAAETHELRVRATDGGGLSAICKVLVQVLDVNDNAPELEVSSFSSPLPENSAPGTVVALFTVRDRDAGANGKVSCALDDQLVFSLRPAYKNYYELVTVSALDREETAQYMLTVTAADAGSPPLTSSHTFTVAISDVNDNAPVFSQTSYTMYVRENNVPGVLVGAVSAADADLGLNAKVSYSLSAGQAAERPWCSCLSVNSENGQVFVLRALDYEQLRQSEVVVSASDAGSPPLRANVTVRLLVLDENDNAPLVLYPAHDSGPASSELVPVSAEAGYLVSKVVAVDADSGQNSWLSYHLLRATDPGLFAVAAQSGEVRLRRPLTDRDSVKHKLVVLVRDNGRPPLSATAALSALLLKDFSDLRQPHSSPATDDQPGSLTTYLILALVFVSLLFLGSTAAFVARRLCKRKELKAGHVLYGADNLPSGLAEAAAAGTLPHPYCYEISLTTGSANSDFKFLKPFVPSLTPQPCAVAGGPSEEQVFPCVPVPTEDVTPHDAGTVSAEQFNRLSFN from the coding sequence ATGGCGATGGCAAGGCAagtgctttgtgtgtgtgctttgctGTCCGTGCCGCTCGCTCGCTCGCAGCCCATCCGCTACTCCGTGGCCGAGGAGGCGGACAGCGGCTCCCTGGTCGGCAACCTGGCGCAGGACGCGGCGCTGCCGCCGGCGCAGCTCTCGGCTCGCCGCGCCCGCCTGCTGCCCGAGGACGGCCGGCAGCACTTTCGCCTCGACCGCGACAGCGGCCGCCTCGTCGTGGCCGACAGGCTCGACCGGGAGCAGCTGTGCGCCCAGTCCCACACCTGCACGCTCGCCTTCGAGCTGCTGCTGGCCGACCCGCTGCAGTTCTTTCGGGTCGAGGTGGCCCTGCACGACATCAATGACCATTCGCCCGTTTTCCCTGCTGAACGAGTCACTTTGAAGATCCCAGAAACTAGTGACCCTGGCTCTCGTTTCCCTCTGGAGGGGGCTCGGGACCTTGATATTGGCAGCAACAGCGTCCAGACATACAGCATCTCTCCCAAGAACCAATACTTTAGCGTCTCCTATGGGAGTCGGAGTGACGATGACAAATATGTTGAACTGGTTTTGGAAAAGCCACTAgacagagaggagcaggcagagatAAAATTCAGTCTCATTGCCGTGGATGGGGGTTCTCCTCCCAGAAGTGGGACCACACAAATTCACATAATAATTCTCGATGCAAATGACAACTCCCCGGTGTTCACAGAGGAGGTGTACCTTGCGCGGATTTTGGAAAACACACCAGAGGGCTCTGTTGTTCTGACTGTGCTGGCAACTGATCAGGATGAAGGAATTAATGGAGACATATCTTATCAGTTCGGCGAAGCAGTCAGCCAGAGTGACTCAGCATTTGAGATTGATCCCATAACGGGTGAAATCAAACTCACAAAGCCTCTGGACTTCGAGGCAGCAGAGACTCACGAACTCCGTGTGAGGGCCACAGATGGTGGGGGCCTTTCAGCAATCTGCAAGGTGTTGGTGCAGGTGTTGGATGTGAATGACAATGCCCCGGAGCTGGAGGTCAGTTCCTTCAGCAGTCCCCTCCCCGAGAACTCAGCGCCCGGCACGGTCGTTGCCCTCTTCACTGTCCGGGACCGCGATGCCGGGGCCAACGGCAAGGTCTCGTGTGCCCTGGACGATCAGCTCGTCTTCTCCCTGCGCCCAGCCTATAAGAATTACTACGAGCTGGTGACCGTGAGTGCCCTGGACCGCGAGGAGACGGCTCAGTACATGCTGACGGTGACAGCGGCAGACGCGGGCTCCCCTCCTCTGACGAGCAGCCACACCTTCACCGTGGCCATCTCGGACGTCAATGACAACGCCCCCGTCTTCAGCCAGACCTCGTACACCATGTACGTGCGGGAGAACAATGTCCCCGGCGTGCTGGTCGGAGCCGTGAGCGCTGCAGATGCCGACTTGGGGCTCAACGCCAAGGTGAGCTATTCGCTGTCAGCGGGGCAAGCGGCGGAGCGGCCTTGGTGCTCGTGCCTGTCGGTGAACTCGGAGAACGGGCAGGTGTTTGTGCTGCGAGCCCTGGACTACgagcagctgaggcagagcGAGGTGGTGGTGAGCGCCTCTGACGCGGGCTCTCCTCCCCTGCGAGCCAACGTCACCGTCCGCCTGCTGGTGCTGGACGAGAACGACAACGCCCCGCTCGTGCTGTACCCGGCGCACGACAGCGGCCCGGCCTCCAGCGAGCTGGTGCCCGTGTCGGCTGAGGCGGGCTACCTCGTCTCCAAAGTGGTGGCCGTCGATGCCGACTCGGGGCAGAACTCGTGGCTCTCCTACCACCTGCTCAGGGCCACCGACCCCGGGCTCTTTGCCGTGGCCGCCCAAAGCGGCGAGGTCAGGCTCAGGAGGCCGCTGACAGACAGAGACAGCGTCAAGCACAAGCTCGTCGTCCTGGTGCGAGACAACGGCCGCCCACCCCTCTCAGCCACCGCCGCTCTCAGCGCACTCCTGCTCAAGGACTTCTCCGACCTGCGCCAACCGCACAGCAGCCCGGCCACCGACGACCAGCCCGGCTCCCTCACCACCTACTTGATCCTCGCCTTGGTCTTCgtctccctgctcttcctcgGCTCCACGGCAGCCTTCGTGGCTCGCAGGCTGTGcaagagaaaggagctgaaggcTGGCCACGTGCTTTACGGGGCCGACAACTTGCCCAGCGGCCTGGCcgaggcagctgctgcagggacccTGCCCCACCCCTACTGCTACGAGATCAGCCTCACCACGGGCTCGGCCAACAGCGACTTCAAGTTCCTCAAGCCCTTCGTGCCCAGCCTGacaccacagccctgtgccGTGGCCGGGGGCCCCAGTGAGGAACAGGTTTTCCcttgtgtccctgtccccacagaggACGTCACACCGCACGATGCTGGGACTGTCTCTGCAGAACAGTTCAACCGTCTGTCCTTTAACTAG
- the LOC116794267 gene encoding protocadherin beta-15-like gives MAMARQVLCVCALLSVPLARSQPIRYSVAEEADSGSLVGNLAQDAALPPAQLSARRARLLPEDGRQHFRLDRDSGRLVVADRLDREQLCAQSHTCTLAFELLLADPLQFFRVEVTLQDINDHSPVFPAERVTFKIPEASGPGSRFPLEAARDLDIGNNGIQAYSISPENGYFSVSYDSQSEDDKFIDLVLEKPLDREEQAEMHFSLIAVDGGSPPRTGTTQIHILILDANDNSPVFTQKVYTGQVLENAPDGSVVLTVLATDRDAGINGDISYQFSHTMGQRESLFEIDPITGEIKLLKSLDFETAEHHELHVRATDGGGLSAVCKVLVEVLDMNDNAPELEVSSFSSPLAENSAPGTVVALFTVRDRDAGANGKVSCALDDQLVFSLRPAYKNYYELVTVSALDREETAQYMLTVTAADAGSPPLTSSHTFTVAISDVNDNAPVFNQTSYTMYVRENNVPGVLVGAVSAADADVGLNAKVSYSLSAGQAAERPWCSCLSVNSENGQVFVLRALDYEQLRQSEVVVSASDAGSPPLRANVTVRLLVLDENDNAPLVLYPAHDSGPASSELVPVSAEAGYLVSKVVAVDADSGQNSWLSYHLLRATDPGLFAVAAQSGEVRLRRPLTDRDSVKHKLVVLVRDNGRPPLSATAALSALLLKDFSDLRQPHSSLATDDQPGSLTTYLILALVFVSLLFLGSTAAFVARGLCKRKELKAGHVLYGADNLPSGLAEAAAAGTLPHPYCYEISLTTGSANSDCKFLKPFVPSLTPQPCTMAGGPSEEQVFPCVPVPTEDVTPDDAGTVSAEQFNRLSFN, from the coding sequence ATGGCGATGGCAAGGCAagtgctttgtgtgtgtgctttgctGTCCGTGCCGCTCGCTCGCTCGCAGCCCATCCGCTACTCCGTGGCCGAGGAGGCGGACAGCGGCTCCCTGGTCGGCAACCTGGCGCAGGACGCGGCGCTGCCGCCGGCGCAGCTCTCGGCTCGCCGCGCCCGCCTGCTGCCCGAGGACGGCCGGCAGCACTTTCGCCTCGACCGCGACAGCGGCCGCCTCGTCGTGGCCGACAGGCTCGACCGGGAGCAGCTGTGCGCCCAGTCCCACACCTGCACGCTCGCCTTCGAGCTGCTGCTGGCCGACCCGCTGCAGTTCTTTCGGGTCGAGGTGACCCTGCAAGACATCAATGACCATTCGCCCGTTTTCCCTGCGGAAAGAGTCACTTTTAAGATCCCCGAAGCGAGTGGGCCTGGCTCTCGTTTCCCACTGGAAGCTGCTCGGGATCTTGATATTGGTAATAACGGCATCCAGGCTTACAGCATCTCTCCCGAGAATGGCTACTTTAGCGTCTCCTATGACAGTCAGAGTGAGGACGATAAATTCATTGACCTTGTTTTGGAAAAGCCGCTGgacagagaggagcaggcagagatgCATTTCAGTCTCATTGCTGTGGATGGAGGTTCTCCACCCAGGACTGGGACCACCCAAATTCACATTCTAATTCTGGATGCCAATGACAACTCCCCAGTCTTCACACAGAAGGTGTACACTGGGCAGGTTTTGGAAAATGCACCAGACGGCTCTGTGGTCCTGACTGTGTTGGCAACTGATCGGGATGCAGGAATTAATGGAGACATCTCCTATCAATTCAGCCATACAATGGGCCAGAGGGAATCACTGTTTGAGATTGATCCCATAACGGGGGAAATTAAACTCTTGAAGTCTCTAGACTTTGAGACAGCAGAACATCATGAACTCCATGTGAGGGCAACAGATGGTGGGGGACTTTCGGCAGTGTGCAAGGTGTTGGTGGAGGTGTTGGATATGAATGACAATGCCCCGGAGCTGGAGGTCAGTTCCTTCAGCAGTCCCCTCGCCGAGAACTCAGCGCCCGGCACGGTCGTTGCCCTCTTCACTGTCCGGGACCGCGATGCCGGGGCCAACGGCAAGGTCTCGTGTGCCCTGGACGATCAGCTCGTCTTCTCCCTGCGCCCAGCCTATAAGAATTACTACGAGCTGGTGACCGTGAGTGCCCTGGACCGCGAGGAGACGGCTCAGTACATGCTGACGGTGACAGCGGCAGACGCGGGCTCCCCTCCTCTGACGAGCAGCCACACCTTCACCGTGGCCATCTCGGACGTCAACGACAACGCCCCTGTCTTCAACCAGACCTCGTACACCATGTACGTGCGGGAGAACAATGTCCCCGGCGTGCTGGTCGGAGCCGTGAGCGCTGCAGATGCCGACGTGGGGCTCAACGCCAAGGTGAGCTATTCGCTGTCAGCGGGGCAAGCGGCGGAGCGGCCTTGGTGCTCGTGCCTGTCGGTGAACTCGGAGAACGGGCAGGTGTTTGTGCTGCGAGCCCTGGACTACgagcagctgaggcagagcGAGGTGGTGGTGAGCGCCTCTGACGCGGGCTCTCCTCCCCTGCGAGCCAACGTCACCGTCCGCCTGCTGGTGCTGGACGAGAACGACAACGCCCCGCTCGTGCTGTACCCGGCGCACGACAGCGGCCCGGCCTCCAGCGAGCTGGTGCCCGTGTCGGCTGAGGCGGGCTACCTCGTCTCCAAAGTGGTGGCCGTCGATGCCGACTCGGGGCAGAACTCGTGGCTCTCCTACCACCTGCTCAGGGCCACCGACCCCGGGCTCTTTGCCGTGGCCGCCCAAAGCGGCGAGGTCAGGCTCAGGAGGCCGCTGACAGACAGAGACAGCGTCAAGCACAAGCTCGTCGTCCTGGTGCGAGACAACGGCCGCCCACCCCTCTCAGCCACCGCCGCTCTCAGCGCACTCCTGCTCAAGGACTTCTCCGACCTGCGCCAACCGCACAGCAGCCTGGCCACCGACGACCAGCCCGGCTCCCTCACCACCTACTTGATCCTCGCCTTGGTCTTCgtctccctgctcttcctcgGCTCCACGGCGGCCTTCGTGGCTCGCGGGCTGTGcaagagaaaggagctgaaggcTGGCCACGTGCTTTACGGGGCCGACAACTTGCCCAGCGGCCTGGCcgaggcagctgctgcagggacccTGCCCCACCCCTACTGCTACGAGATCAGCCTCACCACGGGCTCGGCCAACAGCGACTGCAAGTTCCTCAAGCCCTTCGTACCCAGCCTGACACCACAGCCCTGTACCATGGCCGGGGGCCCCAGTGAGGAACAGGTTTTCCcttgtgtccctgtccccacagaggACGTGACACCGGACGATGCTGGGACTGTCTCTGCAGAACAGTTCAACCGTCTGTCCTTTAACTAG